Proteins encoded by one window of Cydia fagiglandana chromosome Z, ilCydFagi1.1, whole genome shotgun sequence:
- the LOC134679407 gene encoding uncharacterized protein LOC134679407 produces MEAMICEESPDSEEEILVFAEFEDTVNMENYRSIHVLGISGKNPIIQLDDTIFTGQLESPLGTYMFFARDIAPPSVDPLFDKVPKENMKYICKADKYLRMKHTYITPREGAETDVRSEPPEDEDNLVPLNFKTVQDAIDTFKIEWKPKIQEADIKITPNQPPCEDQDMSDLDFKS; encoded by the exons atggaaGCAATGATCTGTGAAGAATCACCCGATTCTGAAGAGGAAATTCTCGTTTTCGCAGAATTCGAGGATACTGTAAACATGGAAAACTATAGATCAATACATGTGCTTGGTATTAGTGGGAAAAATCCTATAATACAATTAGATGACACCATATTCACAG GACAATTAGAAAGCCCACTTGGAACATACATGTTCTTTGCAAGAGATATAGCTCCGCCTAGTGTTGATCCTCTTTTCGACAAAGTGCCAAAGgaaaatatgaagtatatttgtAAAGCAGACAAATACCTCAGAATGAAGCATACTTACATTACTCCTAGGGAAGGTGCAG AAACAGATGTTCGAAGTGAACCTCCAGAAGATGAAGATAATTTGGTGCCATTAAATTTCAAGACAGTACAAGATGCAATAGATACCTTTAAAATAGAGTGGAAACCTAAAATACAAGAAGCTGATATTAAAATTACCCCAAACCAACCACCATGTGAAGATCAAGATATGTCAGATTTAGATTTTAAGAGCTGA
- the LOC134678194 gene encoding endothelial differentiation-related factor 1 homolog: MSDWDTVTILRKKPPKASALKTEQAVNAARRQGLPVDTQQKYGAGTNKQHGTTKNTAKLDRETEELKHEKIPLDLGKLIMQGRQAKGMSQKDLATKICEKPQIVNDYEAGRGIPNNLVLGKIERAIEIKLRGKERGQPLQPPGGKK; encoded by the coding sequence ATGTCGGATTGGGATACGGTCACTATTCTTCGCAAAAAACCGCCGAAAGCATCAGCATTAAAAACTGAACAAGCAGTAAATGCCGCACGCCGTCAAGGTTTACCAGTTGACACTCAACAAAAATATGGAGCAGGTACTAATAAACAGCATGGAACCACAAAAAACACGGCGAAACTTGACAGAGAAACTGAAGAATTAAAACACGAGAAGATACCACTGGATCTTGGAAAACTTATCATGCAAGGACGGCAAGCAAAGGGCATGAGTCAGAAAGATTTGGCGACAAAGATCTGTGAAAAGCCGCAAATAGTAAATGACTACGAAGCCGGTCGCGGCATTCCGAATAACTTGGTACTTGGGAAGATTGAAAGAGCAATTGAAATAAAACTTCGTGGAAAAGAACGTGGCCAGCCACTACAGCCTCCTGGAGGAAAGAAATAA